Sequence from the Methanobacterium alkalithermotolerans genome:
CCGGTGCCCGGTGGATTCTTTAAAAATTACTTCCACGTCTTCAAAGCCTTCTATCTCCATGGAATTTAGAGTGGATGCAATTTCATCTGTGTTTTGCCTTATTCTACCTGCTCTTCTATCAGTTATTATTCCTTCTTCATTAGAGGTGGAAAAATTACACCGGAATGCAATATCTCCGGGCATGACATCCAGACCAACACCGGCAGCTTCAAAAGGGCCTCTTCCCGTATAAACCTTATAAGGATCATATCCTAAAATGGAAATGTGAGAGGTATCACTACCTGCCCGGATGCCTGGTTTTATAGGATCCATGATTCCATTTATACCGGATTTAGCCATCTCATCCATATAGGGAGTATGGGCTGCTTCCAATGGAGTTTTATAATCAATTTCTTTCAGGGGACGATCTGCCATCCCATCAATTATCATTATTATCCCTGTCATGTTTTCACCTTTTCATGGCATTAAACCAGCAAAATTCCCAGAAAAGCACCGGTAAGGGTGGCTAATAAATTTACATGTTCATTATTTAGATAATTTCTTCGCTCTAAAACTGCACCCAGAATACTATCCATAAAACAACCGACGGTACCTGCAATTATGGATATCTTCAATGAAATCAGGGGATCTGGATAAATTCCTAAAATATAGGCAAAAAATCCGATAATTCCTGCTCCTACAATTCCGGCAACGGTTCCTAAAACTGATATTCCTCCATCAGTACCGGGATTAACTTTTTTTAGAGTGGTAATCAATCTAGGTGTTTGTACCACACCAACTTCGCTGGCCAGGGTGTCGGCTGTGGCAGTGGCTACAGAACCAATAAATCCCCCTACAAATCCGTCATAGGAACCAAATGCGGCCATTACAAAGGGAACAATCCCATTAGAAATAACGTTCTTGGCACTTCTTCTTCCTTCGTAAACACCAATTTCTTTTTTATACTCATGACGGTATTTGGTTGATACAAAACCTAGAATAAGAAAAATTAAGATTAAAACAAGCCAGTTAAAACCGGCAGAAAAAATAATTATGAGACCCATGACAACCATAAAAATAGATCCCCATAGATCCAGAGCACCTCGAATATAAGTTACGAGCCCTATTATCAGACAGAGGATCACATATAATGAGCTTATCATGTTGGTCCCAATTTTCCGGTTTTTAAATTAAATACTAAAAAAATTATTGTGGTTCTTCCAAGACCTTGGTTTTTATAATTTCAACTCTTTTGAGAGGATAAATCTTTTTAGCACGGTGATAAATTTCAGATGCTATTTTACCAGTTACCACAGCTTCTACCAGTTCAGTGAAACTTTTATCTGCAACAATTTTCTTTAAGAGTTCATCTATAGTTTCTCGCATGAACTTTTGCTGGGATGACTTGGCCCGGCGAGTGGTAATGGCCAGCACATGCAATTTTATTTTATAGCCTTCTTTGGTTTCCACAATAACCGGAGCATCTATTCGGCTGCTTCCCCGCCTAATCATGCTTCTTACATAATCAGTGGTCACTTCATGCCCGATGAACTTGGTATGTGCAGTATCTCCCACCACATTTTTTACCTGGAACTTTAATTTTACATATTGTTTGGAAAAGTCACCAGCTAACTCTCTCATGGTGGCTTCCACTTTCCTTTTTACTAGAAAATCAGGGTCTCTTGAAGGAGTAATTCCTATTTCATCTTCTCCAAATCCTTCTGGACTAATTATTCTGTACCATTGTTTTTCTTTCCATGTATCTCTTACTCTTCTTCGTCTAGCTTTAGCCATTATTAATCACCTTTAATTTGTGAAATATGGGGATAAAAAAATTTCCAATTGTTATTCAAGAACACTTAAAATTATATTTTAACATATAAATTATTCGCAATATCGAAATTCTTTTATAAATCCTTTATTTATAGCTTATAAATTATTTAAGTGCTTCTTATATTTCAAGGTTCAGATGCCTGCGTTAAACATCTATTAAAATAAACCTATTATTTATTGTCTAAATTTTCAGGAAGTTTATCCTTATTATAATTGAGAATTAAATCAAAAACCCGCCCAAGGGGTACCTTAACTTTTTTTATTCCTAGTATTTAAAAGTGTGGTACCGGACCCTATCAAAATCATCACTAACTTAAAATAAATTAAAAGCAATATTTACTAAATATGATTCTAATTAAAAATAATTTGGTATTTTAAATATTTATCTATCTAATTCTTAAAAATATATTATTAAATTTAATAGAATTATAATGGTTTATTCATAAATTCCACATGTTTTCTATATCTTTCCAGCACTTCTTCTGTACTTCCTTCATCCAGAACTACCTTTATCCCGGCATTTTCCAGACCAAATTTAGCATTCATCCCTGCCTGGGCACAGATTACCACATCACAATCTTTTATCATATCCAAAAGCATGTTCCATTGATGTTTCATAGAAACATCTATCTGTGATTTTCGATTTTCTAAAAAAGTTAATTTAAGATTTTTTTCATCAAATTCATATATAGGTAAAATTTTAGCCTTTCCAAAATGAGATACATTGTTTCCATCAGAAGTAGTAACTGCAATTTTCATTAAATCACCTTAAAATCATTAAATTATTTTAAACCTACAAAAACCGGGATTTGCCCAGAATCAGGATTCCAAATGTCTTTAGAAAATTCTCTGTATATGGAAACTGAGAAACCAGTATTTTTCATTATTTCTGATATCTGCTCTAATTCAAAAACACCAATGTCATGGCAGTCTATATCAAAATCAACCTTTCCTTTTTCTTTTATCAAAAAAACAAAATTGGCATGGAATATATTATCTTCTAAATGTGACTGGCATATTCTGGCTAACTTTAAATTGTCTTCCACTACAGTGTCAACCGATACCCTTCCTTCTACCCAGTTATTTTTATTTATTCCCAGATCAAAAATTACCAACCCTCCCTCTTTAAGATGGCTATAAAAATTTTGCAGAGCGGTTTTAAAATCTTCCAGACTTAAATTATAGTTCATCGCACTAAAAAGGCAGGTTATAATATCAAATCTTTTATCAATATTCAGATTCTGCATATCTCCTTCTATAAATTCAACATCAGGTGATTTTTGCCCGGCAATATCAATCATTTCTTTGTTAATATCCAGTCCCATGACTTTGAATTTATTTTTGAGTATATTTACATGACTTCCAGTTCCACAGGCTACATGTAAAAGAAGATTTCCTGTTATCTGCTTTTTCTGGGTAATCCATTCAATAAATTCACATTCTCGCCTATAATCCTTTTTTGAGTATATTTTATCATAATATTTGGCTAAATTTTTATATAATTCCTGACCGGGCATGCCTCCCACCTGGCAATAATTAATCTTTTATTTTCTTAATCAGAGAAGCCACGTTATTTCCAAAGCGCCTTATAGTTTCCAGGCCTTCTTCATCTTCTTCTACTTCTCCAGGAGCCCAACCAAATACCATGTTCCAGTAGGTGGATCCAGGAACAATCATATCATTAATAAAAAAGAACATGAGCATTTCCTGAATGGTGGCAGTATGTCCTCCTCTTCGGGCTACCGCAATAGGTCCTCCTACCTTCCAGCTTAAAAATTTATCAGTGGCTCGAGATACCATTCCGATTCTCTGTAATGCGGCCATAATGGATCCTCTTGCTGTCCCGAAATAAACCGGACTTCCCACAATGAATCCATCAGATTTCCTGATTTTTTCTATTATTTCATTTAGCCCGTCATCTATTTTGCACTTTTTTATTTTAGCACATTTAAGACAGGCATGACAGGAATCAATATTCATATTTCTAAGTGATATGATCTCTGCTTCCAGACCATTTTGCTCTATTTCTTTTGCACATTCTTCAAGAACCTGCATGGTGTTACTTTTTTTTCGAGGACTGGCACATACCAAAAGCACTTTTTGCATAAAATCACTCCTTTAAAAATATTCTATTTATTTTAATTTATATAACTTAACAAAAATCTTTAAAATAATATTTCCATCTTTATTAGTTACCATATCTCTAATTTGTATTTTTAAGCTGATTTTAAGTTTTTGAATACTTTTTACAGGATATGCCAAAAAACACCTTAAAAAGAAAATAATCTCCAATTTAAGAAATAACCAATAATATGAATTTTTACCTTCTGGTGATGTTATAAAAATTCAAAATCAGGCATAAGAATCTTTAGAATTAATAGTGGGGTTATAAACTGAAGCCCGGGAATTTTATGGCTATTTTTTTTATAAAGGCCCTGGAGGCCCATATTTGCCCCAAAATTCTAATCAAATAAAAAATAAATATTCCCGGTTAAAAATCTTTTTTAAGAGTGCTTTAAAATATAAACATCATAATTCATCCACTTCGGCACCGGCTAAAGCATGCTGGCAGGGACAATCTTTATCATAACTCAAGGACTTAATTGTGGATTCTATAAGATCAACCAGGTTATTTTTTCTTTTATCCATTATTTCAAACACTTCATCTATGGTTAATTTGTAAGGAGAGATAGATGCTGCATAATTGGAAACCAGGCAGATACTTGAATAGCACATTTCCAATTCTCTAGATAGTATAACTTCTGGTATTCCGGTCATGCCTACCAGAGTTCCGCCCAGGATTTGAAACATCTTAATTTCAGCAGCAGTTTCAAAACGAGGCCCTTCGGTACATACATATACTCCCTGATCTACTACCTTACCTGAAGATATCAAAACCGATCTTAAATGACTACAGTAAGGTGAAGTAATATCTATGTGGACGGTACGTTCATCATAGAAAGTCCCGGGGCGCATTTTAGTAAAATCCAGAAAATCATGAGGTATAACAAAATCTCCCGGTGCAATTGATTCTTTAAGTGATCCCACGGCATTGGTTGCTAAAATTTGAGTTACTCCTATCTTCTTCAAGGCCCATAGATTGGCCCGGTAATTAATCATATGGGGAGGATAATCATGATCAGATGCATGGCGAGGAATAAAAGCTATGTCCTTTTCCTGGAATTTAAATAATGATATCTCGGGAGAATTACCATAAGGCGTTTCAATTATCTTTTTTTTTATGTCCTGTCCATGTTCTGTAATTTCATAAACTCCCGTACCACCAATAATCCCTATCATTAATTCACCACCAATTTGATTATGATCATATCAAAATAATAAAAAATCCACTAGTGAAGTGGATATTATATAAATTATGCATGGAATGTTTTCTAAACTAATCTACATTAAAAAATAAATTAAGGGAACTAACCTTTGGCTACACCTAAAGGAACCATTTTAGCAACTAATTTAGAGATACCTGCCTTATGGACTGTTTCTACAACTTCATCAACGTCTTTATAGGCTCCAGGTGCTTCTTCAGCCACCACGGGCATGGAAGTCGCCCTTATGACAATGCCTTTACTTTCCAGGTATTTTTGAACTTCTTCTCCCTTATACTCTCTTTTGGCACCGGCCCTACTCATCTTTCGGCCAGCCCCATGGGCAGTTGACCCGAATGTTTCTTCCATAGCAGTCTGCGTACCATGGAGCAGGTAAGAAGCAGTTCCCATAGTACCGGGAATCAATACTGGTTGGCCAGTTTCCCTATAATCAGAGGGTATTTCTTTTCTACCTGGTCCAAATGCACGGGTAGCTCCTTTACGATGCACATATAACCTGGTGGCTTTCCCCTTTATTTCATGGACTTCTTTTTTGGCAATGTTATGGGCCACATCATAGAGCACACTCATTCCCATATCTTCTGCACTTTTTTGGAAAATTTCTTCAAAGGATTCTCTTACCCAGTGTAATATCATTTGTCGATTAGCCCAACCATAATTAGCTGCTGCTGCCATGGCCTTAAAATAATCTTGAGCCTCATCAGAATCTACAGGTGCACAGGCAAGTTGACGATCAGGTATATTTATTTTATGCCGTTTATAAGCTTTATCCATTATTCTTAGATAATCTGAGCAGACCTGATGGCCACAACCCCGGGACCCGGAATGAATCAGCACAGCTATTTCTCCTTTACTGATTCCAAATTTTTCAGCAGCAGATGGTTCGAAAATGCTTTCAACTTTTTGAACCTCTAAAAAATGATTTCCAGAACCCAATGAACCTAATTGGGGAATACCTCTTTTTTTAGCCTTTTCACTGACCTTTTCTGAGTCAGCATCTTCCATTTTCCCATTTTCTTCCAGATATTTTAAATCTTCTTCCCATCCATAACCATTTTCCACAGCCCATTCTGCACCCTGGTTAAGTACTTCATCAATCTGGCCTCCAGCAAGCCTTAATTTTCCTTTACTTCCTACTCCAGATGGAACATTTTTAAAAAGGGTATTTATGAGTTCTTTGATTTTTGGCTGGATTTCTTCCTGGGTGAGATTTGTTCTTACCATTCTCACTCCACAATTTATATCGAATCCAACTCCCCCTGGACTTATAACTCCTGTCCTGGCACTGAATGCACCTACTCCTCCAATACTGAAACCATATCCAAAGTGGATATCCGGTAATCCTATGGAAAACTTTTGTATTCCCGGTAAAGATGCCACATTGGCCACCTGATCCACAGCACCTTTTTCCAGATCTTTTAGTGAATTATCATCCAGAAAAATTCTCCCTGGAACCCTCATACTTTTTTTATAGTCGCTGGGAACTTCCCAAACACAATCTCTAACTTTGTTTAGAACTTCTTCCATACTCATAATAACCCTCTATAAATTTTTTTAAATTTAACTACGCCCTGATGGATATAATCTGCCGGAAATCATTATTTAATAAAATATAACTCTAAATAAAATCAATAAAAAAACCATCTGAACTTTCTATTCTTCTTTAATCTTTGATAAAGACACTTTTCATAAATCTAATATGACTCTCACCCTATATCCATTTTCCTCTATTACTTCCATCATATGGAATGTCACTGCTTTTACTTCATCCCGTCTTTCATGAATTTCAGGATTGAATTTTTCACCACGGAACAAACCATGGAGAATATAATCTTCCCCCTCTTTTTTAATATTCACCTTAAAATCTGAAAACACCATAAATTCCACGTCATGTAAAAATATGAGTTCTTCCAGGTAATCATAAAGAAGAGATACTTTATCTTCTGATTTAACTTCAATTTCTCTTTTTTCCACTTTCTGAATCTGAGAAGTACGGGTCATCACTTCGAACATGGCCAGGCCCGCATTTTCAAATGACTCTTCTAGGGTAGATCCATAAGCAAGGTAACCCGCATCTGCTGTTACATCAAAAAATTCGAATTGGGGTCGGGATCCATTACCTGAATCAAAATTATTATTCAAAATATAACACTCCTTATTAAGGTTATTTTATTGATTATAGATGATTAAATGGTTTATTAGCCTTATTTTAATTTATTAATGTTTATTAGTCCTATAGGGGTAGAATCGATTATTTATTATTGATATATGCCTGTGCTAATACCACTGATTACTTTTCATACGCTCTCTATCTCTTTTTTTAAATAGTTCTTTAAACAAGTATGCTTATGTGGAAGTGATTTTAATGTTTAAACTTAGCAAATCTGACTCAATTCCAAATTTAAGAAAAAAAAGGTCTTTAATTGATTTAGGACCTATTGACATTCAATCATGCATGGTGATACTCTTTATCACTATATTAATTCTGGCAAGCATAGTTTATGCCACTGCCATCCCTAACTCGAATTTCCCGGCAGGAGTATAAACTTACAAGACCTCCTAAAAATTTCCTGCCAAAGCCCCCATATTAATTCATGATTTAGAGGGTAACCATGCATTTATTGATTTCCTCCTGGTTGAATCTTAAAATAATCAGCCGGGAGTTTCCCCTCATTCCTTTTCCAGTAAATTTGGTGTCTATCAATCTTAAAAACTCTAATTTATCCAGCATCCTATTAAAGGAGGAATAACTACTTCCTCCTTTTTCCTTAAAAACCTTATACAAATCTCCCGCAGTTAAATTATCATCATTACATTTACTTATAATTTTAAGAAGATCCGATTCTGCAGATGATAGTGATTTAAGGGTATGCATGAGATTCACTGGCCCGCTGCTTTTTACTGCTTTTTCTAAATGCTTTTTTTCTATAGCACGTGAAGCTTCTGCCTCTGCAAGATTACCACATACTCTTAAAAGATCAATACCTACTCTTAAATCTCCATTTTCTGAAGCATAGTTTGCTATTTCTTCTAAAATTTCATCTGAAATCACGTCGGGATAGAAACCGGTTTTCACCCTGTCCTTTAAAATGTTGAACATTTCATGGTGACTATAAGGTGAAAAAACAATTTCCTGGGGAATAAAAACTGAGTTCACATTTTTGTCCAGAGCATATCTGAACTCTATATCGGATAGAATAGCAAAAACTCCGGTTCTAACTCCGGGAAACACTTCATATGCTCTTAAAATATCATAAAATATTTTATTGGCATTTTTACTGTGGAAAAGGTAATTAACATCATCTAAAGCAATTACCAGAGCTTTTTTATCAGACGCCAGTTTTTGCATAATACTGTGATATATCCTTGAAAATGGAACTCCTGTTTCAGGAGGATAATGTCCGAAAATCTTATGGTAAATCTGGGAAAAAATTCCAAATCGGGTGGTATGAAGCTGACAATTTATATAACAACAAACTATCTGTTCAGAACTGCTTTCAACCATTTCAAAGACTTTTTTAATTGCAGTGGTCTTGCCGGTGGCACATGAACCAAGTATAACTGAATTAACTGGTCTTCCTTCTTTTAAAGCAGGACGGATACAAATGGCAAGGGCTTCCATCTGGGAATCTCGATAATTATAATTTTTAGGAACATAATCCGGATTAAAGGCATTAATATCCTTAAAAATGGTTTCATCATGTAGCAGGATGTCTTTTATATCCATAACATTACCTTTGTTTTACCTGATATAAATTCTATTAAATAATTGCCTCATGGAAAATTTTAATTTGGCTGTTTCTGCAATACATTACTTTAATTCTAAAAACTTTTCTAAATTTGAATGCTTCAAATTACATACTTCAACTTTCTCGTTTTTTATTATCCATTGAATTAATTTTTCAGCATATTCCAATTTTAATTCTTTAATAGGTCCCGCGGGTCCTACTTCAGAATCTATTTCTGGCCGGGAATATTTGCTAACTACCTTCCCAAAGTCCATTCCTGCTAAAATTAATTTTTTAGCCCCTAATTGCACTGCTAAAAAAACTGCCCGATCTCCATCAGTAAATCCTCCAAAATTATGAACATATTTCAAAGGAACACTTTGGGTGGTTCCTATAACTTTTTTTAAGGAACCGGAATATTTTAAAATATTTTCCAGATTATTTCCATGGGCATGTACCACCATAAATGCATTTTTATTATTTGCAATTATTAAATCATCTATATTGCCATCTAAATCAGTTACAATTATATGGGGAACCATATCTTCTTCTAAAAGGGCAGTAGTAGCTCCATCAGCAGCAACCAGAATAAAATCCGTGGAGTAAACCTTTTTTATAGATTTAACATGTTTTTTAAGGGAGGGACCTGCTCCAAATACAATGAAATTTTCACCTGAAGGCAATTCGGAAAGCGAAAGTGCCTTTCCTTTACTTAATATTTCATTTAAACGCCGGGCGGTTTTTTCATCATCTTCTTTGTTGAATCCAAATTTTTTTAGAATTTCCTCATACCAGCCCATCCACACTTCAAGTTCCATGTAATTAAATTAAATAGATATCCTAAATAAATTTATCATAATCTCCAGACCACACATATTCCATAAATCATTTAATGAATCCGGACCAGGTATTTTAAAAGGGCTAAAAAAATGAGTTAAACTGCTTACTACTTCCTTTTTCTTTAGAAAAAAATTTCAAAATACTTGCACCGAATATTAATTTTATGATTTAATTGATTAAGAATAAATCTTTTTATAATCCAAGTTATAAATGGTAGATTAAAATTTAATAATTCTTTGAAACTAAAAATAATCTAAGATCAAAATCCTAATTATGATCTGGTTGGAGGTTTGTTAAAATGAATGAAACATTACTAATGATTCCCGGACCCACCCGGGTAGCACCCCGAGTATTGAAGGCCATGTCTGAGAATATAGTAAACCATAGAAGTGCTCTTTTTGGTAAAATTCTAACTGAAACTACACAGATGATGTCTGATGTATTTAGAACCAGCAATAAATCTTATTTAATCACAGGTTCTGGTACTGCAGCCATGGAAGCGGCTATGGCCAATATTATTCAACCTGGTGATAAAATATTAAGTGTGGTTGGAGGTAAATTCGGTCAGAGGTTCATGCAAATTGTGGATGCTTTTGGTGGTGAACCTGAATCCATCGAAGTGGAATGGGGAGAAGCAGTAAACCCGCAGGAGATAAAAAACTATTTAGATAATAATCCGGACATAAAAGCGGTTACTGTGGTCCATAACGAAACTTCAACTGGTGTTGCAAACCCCATAAAAGAAATAGGAAAAATTATGCAGGATTATGATGCATTATATGTGGTGGATACAGTTTCTTCTTTAGGGGGAGATGAAGTTGACGTGGATGGATATGGAATTGATATCTGTGTCACCGGATCTCAAAAATGTTTAGCTGCACCTCCGGGTATGGCAGCCATTACCTTAAGTGACGATGCCTGGGAAATAGTAGATCAGATTGAGCCCCAGAGCTACTACTTAAATCTGAAAAAGTACAGAAAAAGTGGGAATGCAGAACCTCCTGAAACACCTTATACTCCTTCTGTATCTTTAATGTATGCTATGCACGAAGCACTAAATGTTATAATGGAAGAAGGTTTAAATCAGAGAGTAAAAAGACATCAATTAGCTGCTAAAGCAACAAGAAATGCAATAAAAGCCTTAAATTTGGAATTATTCCCTAAAGAAGAAGTATCTTCCACTACTGTTACGGCCATCAATATTCCAGAAGGGGTCACTGATGCCGAGCTACGGGGTACCATGCGTAATAAGTACCATGTGGAACTGGCTGGAGGTCAGGATCACCTTAAAGGCAATGTCTTCCGGATTGGTCACATGGGCAATATAACTCATAGGGAACTAATAACTACCATATCTGCTTTAGAAATGACATTAAGAGAATTAGGATTTGAAATTGAAATGGGTGAGGGTGTAGCTTCTGTTGCAGATGTTTATCTCCCAGAAAACCTCTGAATTTCTTTTTTAAACCTTTTTTAAATTTAATTATTTTTTTTCTTATTCCCGCATTTGTGAGGGTAAGGGAATATTTTCCTGGGGATCAACTATAATCTCAACTAAATAGGGCTTATTTGATTTTATGGCTTTATCAACTGCATTAAATACGTCATCTGAAGATTCTACTCTAACCGAATCTATTCCATAAGATTTACCTAACATAACAAAGTTCGGGTTTTCCAGTGCCACCTGAAATGCACCCTGATAGAAGGTATCCTGCCACTGGCGAATTATTCCCAGGCAGTGATTATTAAGGACACATATCACCACCGGTATGTTTTCCTGTTTGATGGTGGCCAGTTCCTGCAGGGTCATTTGAAAACCACCATCTCCGGTAATAACTACTGTATGTGATTGTGGACAGGCCAGAAAACAGCCTATGCTGGCAGGCAATCCATAACCCATAGGACCAAATGAACCAGAAAATATAAGTGAACCGGGTTTTTTAACTTTTTTTAGAAGAGTAACCCAGGTGGTATGGGAACCAGCATCATTTACAATGGTAGAATCACCTGACGCTTTTAAAATTTGTTTAATAGCTTCCTGTGGCTTCAAAGGCCCTTTTTGTATTTTATGTTTTGGTTTTAAATACAAAGAATCAGGGAATTTTTTTCTAATTTCACTTAACCAGGTAGAGCTATCTGGAAAATCTAAGGATTTAAACTTATGCAGGACGTTTTTAACATTACTCTGAATATTTATATGGCCTTTTAATACTTCTGAATCAATATTGACATGTATTATTTTAGCATCTCCTATCCCCACCAGGGTACGTTCTGATAAGCGGCAGCCCAGGGCAATTATCACATCAGAATTTACCCCGGCATAATTTGCCCGGCCTGTTCCGCGGGTCCCTATCATGCCTAAAGATAAGGGATCATATTCACTTAAAACACCTCTTGCAGGATAAGTGGTTGCTACGGGTATTTTATTATTATTAATAAATCTTCTGAAGTCTTTCACCGAATGAGACCATATAATGCCTGATCCTGCAATCACTAAAGGTTTTTTACAATTTTCAATAGCATTAACTGCCTGGGAGAAATCATTAAATTCGTTTTCAGAGTAATATTTTACATTTTCTGCTAGTAAACTGTAATCTAGTTCCTCTTCCAGAACATCTTTAGGGATATTTATATGCACCGGACCGGTGGGGCCATATTTGAGCATTTTAAGTACTAATTTAAGCTTTAAAATTGCATCTGGAGCATTTTCAGCATAAAAACTTTCCAGGGTGATATTTTGGAATATATTGCACAATTCCACATCCTGAAATCCACCTTCACCTTTAAGATAGGTGGGTACATCTCCAGTAATAACCAGCATAGGCACTGCATCTTTGTAGGCAGTAGCAACTCCCATTACCAGGTTTAAAGCTCCGGGACCTGCTGTAGCAACACAAACTCCGATTTTACCTGATGAACGGGCATACCCATCTGCAGCATGAGCCGCCGCCTGTTCGTGCCTTACCAGGATATGCTTTATTGTGGAAACACGAAGAGCATCATATAAAGGCAGGACCTGTTCACCTGGGTGACCGAATATATATTCCACCTGTTTTTCCTGGAGTAGTTTTACAATTGCAGAACTACATTTGATAGGATGGTCCATTTTTTCATTAATTATAAAACCCTCTTAAAATTTATACCACTAATTCAATGACTATGCTATTTATTCTGGTGGATTAAAAATTTTTGCAAAACTAAAACTTCTAAAATCAA
This genomic interval carries:
- a CDS encoding NifB/NifX family molybdenum-iron cluster-binding protein; this translates as MKIAVTTSDGNNVSHFGKAKILPIYEFDEKNLKLTFLENRKSQIDVSMKHQWNMLLDMIKDCDVVICAQAGMNAKFGLENAGIKVVLDEGSTEEVLERYRKHVEFMNKPL
- the mtnP gene encoding S-methyl-5'-thioadenosine phosphorylase, with amino-acid sequence MIGIIGGTGVYEITEHGQDIKKKIIETPYGNSPEISLFKFQEKDIAFIPRHASDHDYPPHMINYRANLWALKKIGVTQILATNAVGSLKESIAPGDFVIPHDFLDFTKMRPGTFYDERTVHIDITSPYCSHLRSVLISSGKVVDQGVYVCTEGPRFETAAEIKMFQILGGTLVGMTGIPEVILSRELEMCYSSICLVSNYAASISPYKLTIDEVFEIMDKRKNNLVDLIESTIKSLSYDKDCPCQHALAGAEVDEL
- a CDS encoding 6-hydroxymethylpterin diphosphokinase MptE-like protein gives rise to the protein MELEVWMGWYEEILKKFGFNKEDDEKTARRLNEILSKGKALSLSELPSGENFIVFGAGPSLKKHVKSIKKVYSTDFILVAADGATTALLEEDMVPHIIVTDLDGNIDDLIIANNKNAFMVVHAHGNNLENILKYSGSLKKVIGTTQSVPLKYVHNFGGFTDGDRAVFLAVQLGAKKLILAGMDFGKVVSKYSRPEIDSEVGPAGPIKELKLEYAEKLIQWIIKNEKVEVCNLKHSNLEKFLELK
- a CDS encoding TIGR00297 family protein; the encoded protein is MISSLYVILCLIIGLVTYIRGALDLWGSIFMVVMGLIIIFSAGFNWLVLILIFLILGFVSTKYRHEYKKEIGVYEGRRSAKNVISNGIVPFVMAAFGSYDGFVGGFIGSVATATADTLASEVGVVQTPRLITTLKKVNPGTDGGISVLGTVAGIVGAGIIGFFAYILGIYPDPLISLKISIIAGTVGCFMDSILGAVLERRNYLNNEHVNLLATLTGAFLGILLV
- a CDS encoding class I SAM-dependent DNA methyltransferase; the encoded protein is MPGQELYKNLAKYYDKIYSKKDYRRECEFIEWITQKKQITGNLLLHVACGTGSHVNILKNKFKVMGLDINKEMIDIAGQKSPDVEFIEGDMQNLNIDKRFDIITCLFSAMNYNLSLEDFKTALQNFYSHLKEGGLVIFDLGINKNNWVEGRVSVDTVVEDNLKLARICQSHLEDNIFHANFVFLIKEKGKVDFDIDCHDIGVFELEQISEIMKNTGFSVSIYREFSKDIWNPDSGQIPVFVGLK
- a CDS encoding flavodoxin family protein; this translates as MQKVLLVCASPRKKSNTMQVLEECAKEIEQNGLEAEIISLRNMNIDSCHACLKCAKIKKCKIDDGLNEIIEKIRKSDGFIVGSPVYFGTARGSIMAALQRIGMVSRATDKFLSWKVGGPIAVARRGGHTATIQEMLMFFFINDMIVPGSTYWNMVFGWAPGEVEEDEEGLETIRRFGNNVASLIKKIKD
- a CDS encoding archease, with protein sequence MNNNFDSGNGSRPQFEFFDVTADAGYLAYGSTLEESFENAGLAMFEVMTRTSQIQKVEKREIEVKSEDKVSLLYDYLEELIFLHDVEFMVFSDFKVNIKKEGEDYILHGLFRGEKFNPEIHERRDEVKAVTFHMMEVIEENGYRVRVILDL
- a CDS encoding 30S ribosomal protein S3ae, which gives rise to MAKARRRRVRDTWKEKQWYRIISPEGFGEDEIGITPSRDPDFLVKRKVEATMRELAGDFSKQYVKLKFQVKNVVGDTAHTKFIGHEVTTDYVRSMIRRGSSRIDAPVIVETKEGYKIKLHVLAITTRRAKSSQQKFMRETIDELLKKIVADKSFTELVEAVVTGKIASEIYHRAKKIYPLKRVEIIKTKVLEEPQ
- a CDS encoding ORC1-type DNA replication protein — its product is MDIKDILLHDETIFKDINAFNPDYVPKNYNYRDSQMEALAICIRPALKEGRPVNSVILGSCATGKTTAIKKVFEMVESSSEQIVCCYINCQLHTTRFGIFSQIYHKIFGHYPPETGVPFSRIYHSIMQKLASDKKALVIALDDVNYLFHSKNANKIFYDILRAYEVFPGVRTGVFAILSDIEFRYALDKNVNSVFIPQEIVFSPYSHHEMFNILKDRVKTGFYPDVISDEILEEIANYASENGDLRVGIDLLRVCGNLAEAEASRAIEKKHLEKAVKSSGPVNLMHTLKSLSSAESDLLKIISKCNDDNLTAGDLYKVFKEKGGSSYSSFNRMLDKLEFLRLIDTKFTGKGMRGNSRLIILRFNQEEINKCMVTL
- a CDS encoding RtcB family protein, translated to MSMEEVLNKVRDCVWEVPSDYKKSMRVPGRIFLDDNSLKDLEKGAVDQVANVASLPGIQKFSIGLPDIHFGYGFSIGGVGAFSARTGVISPGGVGFDINCGVRMVRTNLTQEEIQPKIKELINTLFKNVPSGVGSKGKLRLAGGQIDEVLNQGAEWAVENGYGWEEDLKYLEENGKMEDADSEKVSEKAKKRGIPQLGSLGSGNHFLEVQKVESIFEPSAAEKFGISKGEIAVLIHSGSRGCGHQVCSDYLRIMDKAYKRHKINIPDRQLACAPVDSDEAQDYFKAMAAAANYGWANRQMILHWVRESFEEIFQKSAEDMGMSVLYDVAHNIAKKEVHEIKGKATRLYVHRKGATRAFGPGRKEIPSDYRETGQPVLIPGTMGTASYLLHGTQTAMEETFGSTAHGAGRKMSRAGAKREYKGEEVQKYLESKGIVIRATSMPVVAEEAPGAYKDVDEVVETVHKAGISKLVAKMVPLGVAKG